One window of the Octopus sinensis linkage group LG9, ASM634580v1, whole genome shotgun sequence genome contains the following:
- the LOC115215825 gene encoding uncharacterized protein LOC115215825 produces the protein MEEVIGKYDSGIDASTLTYDISSMTLNSFDSSFSSIDVLNRARIDSIDDDPSIKDDLNEAQFLDTTGLSLDDSNFHETHINFSVTLTNTPIHNKENIYNNQPVTSVIVADVQNIQRSLNGRKPHTGHKNEVPQADRERKAKAKPLSPSKDIQNSSSNANHVCNRPKKGSYRKQNACNAKASPPKSQKMACKDYCQSQFNSPKKSKQLPQNKTQNKNLKNSFQSSTASSKSKPNQKSVKSKMNNECIVYSNSEQDDTLEESDTSIYVTPLQTPSKLHTETFSPCSRLSDEEILNSPNITVRSPSPYKTLSPNITVRSYRHTCSPLVAASSSSDVDGSEYPLPHPHHSKTYFSPILDDSAIVEASCSGRKYRSPPKYLNLETSLEADCQADDTCYKKETVRHLFADAKEAKDWDSIAVYDHSPLANMLENLFEHSGSSYLLSPKYESSEHTYAEFQDFLRKLEGTNKISSKKSVCDEHSSPRSSPLLSPLCCDSRPPDQLSEAELDEITWIHTTCNGQQVAPRVQIGQSCEEFTVFPPPRTPRHLKWNMHLEQDCDSVEKQQPNCSTPLKPILRKRPENHVFPYNGDNPSPYIITKTRQVNSLV, from the exons ATGGAGGAAGTGATTGGAAAATATGACAGCGGCATTGATGCCAGTACTTTAACATATGATATAAGTTCTATGACCCTGAACTCCTTTGATTCAAGTTTTAGTTCGATTGATGTACTGAACAGAGCGCGGATTGATAGTATAGATGATGATCCCAGCATAAAAGATGATTTGAATGAAGCTCAATTTCTTGATACCACCGGCTTATCTCTTGATGACAGCAACTTTCATGAGACACACATTAATTTTTCAGTCACATTAACAAACACACCGATACATAACAAAGAAAACATTTACAATAATCAGCCTGTAACATCAGTGATTGTAGCAGATGTTCAGAACATACAGAGGAGTCTAAATGGAAGAAAACCTCATACCGGTCACAAGAATGAAGTTCCTCAAGCTGACAGGGAACGTAAGGCCAAGGCCAAACCTTTATCTCCAAGTAAAGATATCCAGAATTCATCGTCTAACGCAAATCATGTTTGCAACAGACCAAAGAAAGGTTCTTACAGAAAGCAAAATGCTTGTAATGCTAAGGCATCACCTCCAAAATCACAGAAAATGGCATGTAAAGATTACTGTCAATCTCAATTTAATTCACCCAAAAAATCCAAACAGCTTCCACAAAataaaacacagaataaaaacttGAAGAATAGCTTCCAAAGTTCAACTGCTTCGAGTAAGTCTAAACCAAACCAAAAATCTGTGAAGTCAAAGATGAACAATGAATGTATAGTTTACTCAAACAGTGAACAAGATGACACTTTGGAAGAGTCAGATACTTCAATCTATGTTACACCATTACAAACCCCTTCTAAACTTCACACAGAAACTTTCAGTCCATGTTCTAGGTTGTCTGATGAAGAGATATTGAATAGCCCTAACATCACTGTCAGGTCTCCATCTCCCTACAAAACGCTAAGTCCAAATATTACAGTTCGATCATATAGGCATACCTGCTCTCCCTTGGTGGCCGCGAGCAGTTCAAGTGATGTAGATGGATCGGAGTATCCGCTTCCCCACCCACACCATTCTAAGACTTATTTTTCACCTATATTAGATGATTCAGCAATAGTTGAGGCTTCCTGTTCTGGAAGAAAATATAGAAGCCCACCCAAATACTTGAATTTAGAGACTTCATTAGAGGCTGACTGTCAAGCAGATGATACTTGTTATAAGAAGGAGACAGTCAGACATTTGTTTGCAGATGCCAAGGAGGCCAAAGATTGGGATTCTATAGCAGTATACGACCACTCACCTCTTGCTAATATGCTTGAGAACCTCTTTGAACATTCTG GCTCCTCATATTTGCTATCACCAAAATATGAATCAAGTGAGCATACTTATGCTGAATTTCAGGACTTTCTGAGGAAGCTTGAAGGTACAAATAAGATCAGTAGTAAAAAG TCGGTCTGCGATGAACATTCTTCTCCAAGAAGTAGTCCACTGTTGTCACCATTGTGCTGTGATTCTCGGCCACCTGATCAGCTG TCAGAAGCTGAGCTAGATGAAATTACCTGGATTCATACAACATGCAATGGGCAACAGGTGGCCCCTCGTGTTCAGATTGGCCAATCATGTGAAGAATTTACTGTCTTTCCTC CTCCCAGAACACCTCgtcatctgaaatggaacatGCATCTTGAACAAGACTGTGATTCTGTTGAGAAACAGCAACCGAATTGCAGCACACCTTTAAAACCAATTTTACGGAAA cgACCTGAGAATCATGTTTTCCCTTATAATGGAGATAATCCTTCTCCGTACATAATTACAAAGACCAGGCAAGTCAATTCATTGGtgtaa